TGACTGTTCAGCGTACCGAGGCGTCCGAACGCTGCGCGCTGACGGGCAGCTACTGGCTGAAAGCAGAAAACGACATCTTAATCTTGAAGGACCCAAAGACCAAGAGGAAGGTGCTGGTGTGGCCCTACAAGCTGCTGAGGAGATACGGGCGAGACCGGGTGGGTGAAGAAAATTTCTTTTCAGCAATTGAAAGCGATTGATCTCTGACGCAGCTGACGAGCACAGCAAGAGGAAGTTTGGTGTGTTCAATTCAAGCCCACACTGTGACAACTGATCGTTGTTAGGAAGTGCAAATGACACTtttagcagcagtgtgtgtgcatttggtCTCTGAAGATATTAAACTAAAGAgactgtggttgtttttgtgtcacattGATGCTTCAAAGCTTGAGGCTAGGgtttaaaaatgactttgaccttttaacggtctgtttggtttgtctgtgtttatttatgcaTGTGTATAGAGTGAAACCAACACTAATCATATGtaagaggaagatgaagaagaaaaggggAAGTAACCTAAATGATCTGTATGTGTAGGTCTCATAGAAAGCCTATGTTTATAAAACAGAATTTAACATTAAGGAAAGCGGTGAAGTAATGAAATAGATATGCTGagaaaactcaaaaataaaaattcagtggAAAAAGGAAGCAAGCATTGTTTTAGTGCCAAGAAAATGCTAAATGAGTGATGACTGGAAAAGAGTGCAGGGACTTCTATGACTGGCTTCCATTATTTCACTCCCATTTTGGCATTTATTCAGACAATTCTGTGTATTTTAACTGCGTCACACACACAATTAGCTTCTACTTTCACATAGGGCTGCCACAGTTAATAAGTTTTAGTTGTTTAGTAGTTTGTCATACAGTAATTGCAACTAATGATCAAAAGGATAAGTTAACCAAAATTCAGTAATTATCCTCCACACCCATGCCAAGggaagtcgggtgaagtttcttattccacaaaacatttcacagcaaaacagtgtaaCAGCATtctttagcttagcagctacagtgaactactttcacacacataaattcATTTTTCCTTGTCTTtatttcctttctctctctagGTGATGTTCTCGTTCGAGGCGGGCCGGCGCTGCGACTCCGGCCCCGGCAACTTCACCTTTGAGACCAAGCAAGGCAACGAGATCTTCACGCTGGTGGACCAGGCCATCCAGTCGCAGAAGGCTCTGGCTGAGGAGCGCCACCTCAGCTGCCCCATCAACTTTGACCCAGACTGCCCTGCGTCACTGCAGCACATACGCAACGCCATTTCTAGTGGCATGGCGGCGGCGGGAAGCGGAGatagcagcagctgcagcagtcggGAGGCGGACGGCGATTCAGGCGGCAGCAAACCGGGCTCTGCTGATGGTGTGCTCGGGAAGAGAGAgggtggagatggaggaggagggagggggcaaGGAGCAGCAACGGGACACAAAGGGAGGAGTTTACCAGAACCACCAGCCATGTTGGGGGTTTTGGGAGCTGAAGGGACCCCTCCAAAGCCTCTCAGGGGGCAGGCAAAAGGCCTCTCCTCAGCTGATGAACAAGCAGGTCTTTATTCTGAGCCGGCAGATTCAGTCCGCATGCCTCTGACGCCGTCTGACTGCCTCTACTCCGACCCAGTGGACAGCATCAAGGGTCAAAACCAGACCAGCAACCCAACCACCCCTCCAGTGCCCACCCCGCGCCTCCGACCAGTAGGAGACGAGGCTTTGGGAGGCGTCGTCCAAGGGGATCATCACCACACAGGCAGCAATAACAGGAAGCCGTCGGACCTGTACTCACACGTGTATGATCGGATCAGCCTGGAGCTGAACCAGAAAACGAGCGCGATGAATCTAAACGGGGCTgcagggggaggaagagggggaggacgAGGGGTGAACATTAACAGACGACCCCCAGGAGGTCAAGCTGAAGGGGCTTCCTCACCTTCTGCTCTTCCTACGGAGCACATATACGACGAACCGGAGGGTTGTGCTAATATGTCTGCAGGTTCAGGGATGAGTATTTACAATGAGGCCCGTTTGGAGCCCCTCAGCCTGAGGAGACAGGAAGAAGCAGCGACCCCATCAGGACCGGAGGGAAATTACTGCACGCCCTCCCACGGAAAGCCGCCCGAGCCCCACAGacactctcctccacagctggGCCCGAGTCGTGGCACACCGCAACCTCCTGTGCCGAGGTATCCCAAACCTGTCACCGCCCCCAAACCGGCCAGGAGCGC
This is a stretch of genomic DNA from Pagrus major chromosome 10, Pma_NU_1.0. It encodes these proteins:
- the dok1b gene encoding docking protein 1b, with amino-acid sequence MDTHVKEGQLYVQHQKFGKKWKKNWFVLYPASQNGIARLEFYDSPSGGGGGAGGGSGSGSNEKTRKLDKKIIRLSECISILPALTESCPKDNMAAFCVETNDKMHVFAAEKTVTKDWMDTMCDIAFQGGSGSSTSTAADSNGGQKDLQMSENLIYYSREEVNEFWVTVQRTEASERCALTGSYWLKAENDILILKDPKTKRKVLVWPYKLLRRYGRDRVMFSFEAGRRCDSGPGNFTFETKQGNEIFTLVDQAIQSQKALAEERHLSCPINFDPDCPASLQHIRNAISSGMAAAGSGDSSSCSSREADGDSGGSKPGSADGVLGKREGGDGGGGRGQGAATGHKGRSLPEPPAMLGVLGAEGTPPKPLRGQAKGLSSADEQAGLYSEPADSVRMPLTPSDCLYSDPVDSIKGQNQTSNPTTPPVPTPRLRPVGDEALGGVVQGDHHHTGSNNRKPSDLYSHVYDRISLELNQKTSAMNLNGAAGGGRGGGRGVNINRRPPGGQAEGASSPSALPTEHIYDEPEGCANMSAGSGMSIYNEARLEPLSLRRQEEAATPSGPEGNYCTPSHGKPPEPHRHSPPQLGPSRGTPQPPVPRYPKPVTAPKPARSAFARKEPVPLPPGKHGGPGSNVNNNNNIWVGGEGRELYSKVSKQKPNSWYSQHQQAPLRSPDIIYDNLGDI